In Telopea speciosissima isolate NSW1024214 ecotype Mountain lineage chromosome 10, Tspe_v1, whole genome shotgun sequence, the DNA window GGCAGATTGAGATGTTCTGCTACAGGGGAACCTCAACAGCACCAGCAGGTTCCCAATCCCAGCAAATCCAAGAGACCTCTGAAGAAGGAAATCTCTGCCAACGAAGAGACTGGAGTCGACCCATCTGGTTTCCTCACCAAACTCGGCATTTCTCACAAAGCCTTTGCTCAGTCTCTTCGCGAGAGGTACCgggagaaggaagaatttcATGTCTGATGTTCTGaagattgtttttgtttttgttttttttaatggattggTTTCAGGTATAAATCCTTGAAGGACCTCAAAGCTCAGCTCTTGACGCGCTTCGCTAATTTAATGGAGATGGCTTCTGGGTGAGTTTTACAACCCCTATTCTAGCTGCTCTTCGAGCACCCTCGAATTACTCCCCCTTCttcaaaaaaaacacaaaaaggtttcgttcctttttcttttcttcctcttggaTTTCAATTTCGACGTTGGAGTGCAACATCTACTCTGCGTTAATGTTAAATCTGTGTGGGTTATTGTCAATGTGTTAAAAGTTATGTTAGACTCGTAGTGTTTTAGATGATTTCATGCTGCTTCTCCAGATATgagttattgggcgtgcatcgTAATGTGCATCATCGGCTAGATTTCATGGAGTGGGCTCCAGGTACTTCCCCTGCTTATAAATAATCATCGAAATTTGATGGAATGGGCAATATCTATTTCCTGACCCTCCTTATTTCATACTTTAGATTTTCTTGACTGCTGTTGCATGTTGGTAGTCATTCATGAGGTTTAAAAATTCTGGAACAGGTGCTCGCTACTGTGCATTGGTGGGTGATTTTAATGGGTGGTCACCGACAGAGAACAGTGCAAGAGAGGGTCACTTTGGCCGAGATGATTATGGGTATTGGTTAATCATTATTGAAGACAAACTCAGGGAGGGAGAAAAACCTGATGAATTCTATTTTCAGCAGTACAACTATGTGGATGACTATGATGAAGGTGACAGTGGTGTTACCATAGAAGAAATTTTTAAGAAGATGAATGATGAGTATTGGGAACCCGGAGAGGACCGTTTTATTAAATCACGTTTTGAGATTCCAGCCAAGTTATACGAGCAGATTTTTGGTCCTAATGGGCCCCAAACGGAAGAGGAACTGGAAGAAATACCAGATGCGGAAACAAGATATAAAGCATGGAAAGAAAAGCACAAAGATGATCCTCCAAGCAACTTACCTCCCTTTGATGTGATAGATAATGGAAAGGAATATGACATTTACAATGTCATAGATGATCCTGTTAGGCGAGCAAAGTTTCGTGCTAAGAAGCCTCCTGTGGCATATTGGTTAGAGATGCGAAAAGGAAGGAAAGCATGGTTAAAAAAATACACTCCAGGCATACCTCATGGAAGTAGATACAGGGTTTATTTCAACACTCCCAGTGGACCTTTGGAACGAGTTCCTGCTTGGGCTACTTATGTGTTTCCTGGTAAATTTGCTTTTTCTGAAGTAATTTTGTTGCTTTatgatttcattttcttcaataaGAGATCTCTTTTAGGATATGCCATCTGTTTTGTTTAAAGTTTGATATCTTGCTGGGATTTGGTCTGAGTTTTCTTCTCAGGGGAAGAATGCACAAGCTTATAAGAATTAGAAGAGTAAGATTAAGAATAACAGATGAGATTGAACAACAATATATAGAAGAGTAGGCATAATTCTAATGATAAGATATATGAATTAATGGCCACCCATAATGAGGTACATGTGAACTCATCAAAATTGCAGTATCCAATAATTAATTCTTGTGCTCCACCTTTGGCTCAACAGTTTCATCAGATTTCATTAGACCATAGAGGAAGAACACCATTCCTATCCTCGCCTTGGCCTCACTTATTTCTTGTTAACTTGTTTCTTGTTaacttgttttgtttattcATCATTTACTTTTTGAAGGCCTTATTCTAGAAGCTATCTGGCCTCATATTGTTGCCTCTTGATCCGAGTTATACTTTGGCATAAATTTTGGTGCGTAGATTTGAAGATCACTCACCTATGATTTCGTAAACCTGCTTCTCAAAACTATGATCAATATTACTTTCTTCTTCAATGACTATCTTCTGCATAGGTTTAGAGAAATTGGGAGGGGGCAGGAGAAGGAAAATGATAATTCAAGACAGAATTTTCCGCTGCTTAAAATAAGTCTTCCATCTATTATTACCATTTACCAGCGTATATGAGTTAGGCATACAACAGTGCTATCAGTTCCATGTCATATGGCTCATCTTTTTCAGAATCTTTTATGTTGGTGCTCTCTTTTCATGATCTTACAATCTCTTTAGTATTGGACATATGTTTTCTTGATCTTATGGTGATAATTAGATGGAGATGGAAAGCAATCTTATGCCGTGCACTGGGAGCCACCTCCTGAAAGTGCATACAAATGGAAAAACATGCGCCCGAAAGTGCCAAAGTCTCTTCGTATATATGAATGCCATATTGGGATTAGTGGATCAGAGCCaaaagtttcaactttcaatgaATTCACTTTGGAGGTAAGTTCCACACTTGTGTATCTGTTTTACCTGTATCGTTATACTCTTTCCTTTCTGTTTTTATGTTTCCATTGCTCCTTTTCAGGTCCTTCCACATGTAAAAGAAGCAGGGTACAATGTAATTCAGTTGATTGGAGTTATTGAGCACAAAGATTATTCTTCTGTTGGTTACAAAGTGAGTTGAAGCTTCTGTACTCTTTGTATGCTGAATATCTTGTTTGCTTCATTCCTCCCTCTTtctcacaaaaaaataataataaaaattaaacaatCCTTCTCCTATCTGGTGTTCGACAAAGCTCATTAAAGTCGTAGGTGTTCTTACTTCTCTGCCTTTTGGTAGCAGAGTGCAATTTCTTATTATGGATTTCAAATGAACATAATATTCCTGCTGGGCAATTCTCTTGTCCTGCGTCATAGGTTGTAGATAACTTAATTGAAATTTGCAATTGTTGTAATTAAAATAAGATGTCTTGAAAAACAGCAAACAAAATATGTGGAATATTGATAACAAAAGGGAATAGCTTGGTTTTAGATTAGTGATCCAATGTTATCTGTTTCTAGggaatttcttttctttgttaatgCAAATGAGCTAATACAAAATTCAGAATTGGTTGTCGCTGTCAAAAACTATCATTAGGCAGGAAAATTGTGTATGTTACTACATCTTTTACCTATTCTTTGTATTTTTATCCTTTCTTAATATGTTAAAGTTTCATAAAGAATGATTTCCCCCACTCAAGGAGGTTATTTTTCCCTTGAAGATGCCTACTAGATTCACCGGTGAAGTTCCCATGCTGCATACTTGAGAACCCCCCAATTTTAACCCTGTAATGTGCCAACTGACCACTAAGCCACTGATGATTTCCCATAAAAATGAGTGTTAATCTTTTacttttctcattttatttctcattttaGATTCCATGTTCAGTTGTTCACTTTACAGGCAATGCTTTATGGGCTAGTTCTATTAATTTAATGTCTTCCTTCAACTGCATTGTAGGTGACAAATTTGTTCGCTGTTAGCAGTCGATTTGGCACTCCTGATGACTTCAAGCGTTTGGTTGATGAAGCACATGGTCATTTTTCAGAGACTTTTACTTGATAGCATTAATTTCTTaagtcaaaaaaaaatgttctatCTTTTCTTTGCCAGCACATGAAAGTTTTTTGGATATAATTTCAGCTTAAGAAAACTCGGCTCAAACTAAGCCTATCCTGCTACTTGGGCTGGCAACTTCAATCCTGACCTGCCATTTCTAATGCCTGCGCATGAGGTTGGAATAGCTCATTTATAGATTCCATGTTTACAAGGTCTAATAAAAGTTCGAAAAGCTGGCTGCCAGCCTGATCCATTTGCTTTCCTTCTTCTGAGCTTGGGGACCGACATTGCAAAAGGCACTGGTTGTGTGACTTTAGTCTCAACTCAAATGTTTAATcttgaaacaacatttgtttTTGTCTGGGTCGATGGGTGGCATAAATCCATGCCTGAAATTCTTTTTAGCTCACAGTTATCTTGATTCTTTGAATATATTGGGTTGTGACTCTGTATCTGTATGTATATGTTGTCAATATCTATCAACTTGTCTTCTTAAATTTATATCAAAATTTAGGGATTTATGTTATCTAGTATGTTGTGGTTAGTTTCtgattctttatatttttcttttgcaatcTTCTATTTAATGTTTGCAGGGCATGGGTTGCTAGTCTTCTTAGATATAGTCCATTCCTACTCAGCTGCGGATGAAATGGTTGGATTGTCGCTATTTGATGGATCAAATGATTGCTACTTTCATACTGGTAAAGTTCATATTATTGACTTTTGGACTTAGTTCAGATGAATCTTTCTATTGGTCTCGTAGAAACATGTTTTGCATTCTATGACATTTGGTTTAAGGAGAATGGTGCTACTAAGTTAGCCTCCCCTTCtcactttgtttttctttttttcatttttaataattatcctccccttctccctttgtttttgtttttgtttttttttttttcatttttaataattatactCTAGCATAATAAAGGTTTTGGTGCCTTTATACAGTCTAGTGTAGAGAGGCTTCTCTCCACAGGACCCCTAATTCTGCCATGTGGAGGATGATTTGGAAATTCCTACCTTTGGATAAACAAGGAATGATCTGGATAGACCATGTATCAAATTTCACTCATATTCAACCATATAATATAACTCCCCATGTATTGCCATGCATTGTACAATATTCCAGCCAGTACCATGCACTCTCccatttcttggatttttcgaagcctattttgccacttggaaaactccatttgggctgaaacttaacATGTAAGTAAAGGCCCTAGGGTTTACTTgcccacaaaatttgggtcccATCTGATCATGCCACGTGGCAAAACATGTGACAAGGAAGAAAAGGCTCTCTCCATGGCCAAGAAGGAATCTCTTACtgtaataataatagtaatagtAATAATTATCCTGGGGCTttttttttgccacatggcatctTAGCTGGCACAAAAACTTTGTGGACTATTGGTCAAGTCAGCTCATGTGGCATTGTGAAGGGTTGAAAAGGTCAATAATCTTTAAAACAGTTGAACTGTTGAAAATACAAATGGTTCAATACATGATGGGTGATATGGTTGAAATGGATCTCAAGAACCGAGCTGGTCTAGACCATTCCAAGCTAATCCAACAGCCAGAGTGGCGAAATCAGCCATCCATGTGCAGAAAACAAGGccccaagtagagatcttttccccTAATAACTATAAGATCCCTTAGATAGTACAGGGTATGGATTTGATTCAAgcagaattataaaaaaaaaaagaaaaaagtattaTAACACTCCCAAAATCTTGGGATCCCCCTTGTTTCTTTCAACTTCCTCATGTAGCTACTTGCATCAAAATCCAATATTACATCTAATTGTTTCATTGTACGTGGTGCTCCTTTGTTTCATATCATTCTTTCTTGAAATAATTTCTCTCATAATCTTTTGCCCTTACTTTCTATACAAGctcttttttctctcccctttttttaatgTATGGTTTTTGTTAGAAGTATATGTTGGAGGGTGAAAAGGGAAGAACTCTCTCGGGATTAGCGTCAGACAATCTGGCGCTAATACCGAAAGGGCTTCCCCTCTTTTTCTTGTTATTCCTTTTATGCCCCTGTAGTGTGCTGCTgtcctatatatataaagagattTTCAGGTCTGGTCTCTTTAACAAGAGAAACCAGCTTCTCCCtcactctcttctcttctctatttcttttcttcttctttctcttttcttatttacatggtatcagagctcatcTGATCAAGAAGGGCTTgcttccatttctttctttctgccGGTGCCTTTCTTACTTCTCCAATCGATAGAAGAAAAAGAGCTCTACTAAGTCTCCGTTTGTAGTCTCAAGGGGTCTCATCTGCTGTAAGGGGTATCTTGCCCCATTTCTGAAGTGTTTGGAAGGCTGCTCTAATGGTTTGAAGACATCGGTCAGACCTTCATCTCAGGTTTGATGTCTTGTGTGTTGCTTTGTCGGTGATTGAATCCCTATTTTGGCCTGATTTTTGCTGCTAGTATTCCTGGCTTTGATATCGATTCTTAGATCGATTTTTAAGGGACTGTTGTGATCTGATATAGACTGTTATGGATGTTATTGAGGTGTATGGGCTGTGAACTGTTTGATTAAATGCCTGTTATAGACTGTTATGGACTGTTATGGATGTTATTGAGTTGTATGGGCTATGAACTGTTCGATTAAATGCCTAAGTCAATGTCCTTGATGCTTCCCAGCTGTGTACTGTTTGGCTGACCTGCTATACCTTTTCGGTGGCTCTTTAGTGCCCATGTATACTTAAGTTGATCTGCTGCCTTTATTTTTGGTACTTCTTGGTGGGCAGTTACTATTTCTAGTGCTTGTTTGGTATCTTCATAGTGGCCTTTATGGGAGAAACATCTAAGGACAACAAGGCTGTAACTGAGATGGTGTCCTCATCACCAAAATTTATGACCTTTAAGAAGTTAGAAGGAAGTCAGAATTTTCAGCAATGACACAAGATTGTGACTTTGGTTCTCACAGGGAGGGGTGAGAAACATCACTTGACTAGAAAGAAACCTGCTAGCATGGATGGTGATACTTGGGAAGTTACTGATGCTCATATATTGGGTCAGATGTTAAACTCTATGGATAGTAACATTGTAGATCTTGTGACTCATATTGATACTGTCAAAGATCTATGGGATTATCTAGCTGTCTTATATTCTGGACAGAACAACCTCTCCAGGATTCATGAACTCTCTCAAGATTTTTATTGAGTTGATTGGAAGGGTCGTCCGTTGACCTAACGCTTTGTTGATTTCAAGAGAATGTATGAGGAATTGAATGCTTTGCTGCCCATTACCTCTGATGTTACATAGATGCAGCCACAACGTGAGCATTTAGCAGTTATGGGTTTCTTGGGCAGCTTGGGCCTTGAATTTGACTCCGTACGGTCTTAGATTCTTGGAGGTGTTACAGTTCCATCTCTTGCAGACACTTTCTCTCGAGTTCTTCGTGCGTCTCGTGACACTACTCGAGTAAATCTGGTGATAGCACCGCTCTTGTGAGTAGTGGCCGCAGTGGGGGTCGTCAACTTGCCAAGATCCCCCCAGCTGCACCTTCTGCTAGTGCTCATGACTCATCTGAGAGTCTGAGAAATCTGTTCCTTTGaggacttgtcatcattgtgtcAAACCTGGTCACATTCAgcgtttttgttggaaattacatgatAAACCTCTACAGTCCAAGATAGCTAACACTACTAGTGTTGACCCTGCAACCCCTATAGAGGACCACTGTGCGACTTTGACTATGATAGAGGAGGAATATGCTCATTACAGCCAGAGAAAGGCTTCTTAGGACatttcttccactgctacttttgttCAGACAGATAATGCCATTGCGTGTCTCTCCACCTCTAGGCCTTTAATTATCGATTCAGAGGCCTCAGACCATATGTCTGGAACTTCTGGTATCTTTTACTCTTTACAAACCTTTCATTCAAGTGTTACTTTGGGCTGATGGTTCCTGTGTTACAGTCCGAGGTATTGGTACTATTCAGCCCACTTCTTTCTTGTCCCTATCTTCTGTcttgtattttccaaaatttccttttaatctctTGTCTGTTAACCAACTTACTACTGCCTACAACTGTTCCATAACCTTTTTTTCCTAATTCTTGTGTCTTTCAAGATTTGTAGACGAAGAGATGATTGGTAGAGACAGGGTCTCTGGGGGGGCTATATCTTCTTAAGGACACATCTTCAGTTTCTTGTTCGGGTACAATCACCCCTCATCAACTCCATTGTCGGCTTGGTCATCCGTCTTTACAGAGTTTGCAAAAACTGTTTCCTAGTTTGcatttcctttaagttttaaattggGAGTCGtatcagtttgggaaactccaccaTGTGAGTTATCCCCCTCGTGTCAACAAACAGGCCTTACAtcccttttctttagttcactCAGATGTATGAGGTCCTTGTCGTGTGACTTCCAAGTTGGGTTTtacatattttgttacttttgttgatgactactctcgtgtGACTTGGTTGTACTTAATGAAATGGCATTCtgaattgttctctatcttttcttcatttattgttgaaattaagaatcaatttggaTCTTATATTAAAGTGTGGCATAGTGATAATGCACGGGAGTACTTTTCTGCCCCTTTTTCTGACTTTATGACCACtcatgggatcattcatcatTCTTCCTGTtctgacacaccccaacaaaatcgTGTGGCTGAATGGAAGAACCATCAATTGATGGTAGTGACTCggtcccttctctttgaaatgaaaatggaCAAGTCTTTCTGGGTTGATATAGTGTTAACTGCTTGTTACCTTATCAATCGGATACCCTCCTTTATCCTAGGTGGGGGCATTCCTCATGCTTTACTTTTTCCTTCTGAACCTTTATTCCCTTTGCCCCTACAtgtctttgggtgtgtttgttttattcgagACCATACTCCAGGGTTATCGAAATTAAACCCCAAAGCTATTAAATGCATTTTTCTGGGATATTCTCATGTTCAGAAGGGGTATCGAATTATCGATGTTTTTCTCCTGTTCTTCGCAAGTATTTCattattgctgatttttttttctgagtcTCAGTCTTATGTACCTGAGACTGTTATAGATCCTTCCTTGGATGAGGATCTTCCCCTTTGTGTTGTTCAACCCCATGTGCAGCCTCCTGTTGTTCGGCCTCTAGTCATTCGTGTTTATCACCATGTACCTCGTCCAAGGGAAGAAGTTGCTGCCCCTGTTGATGCTCCGCCTGCTGCCACGTCTTTGCCATTATTGGATCCTATCCCTGATCCTCCCTTTTCTGATTTGGATCAACCCATTGCTCATCGGAAAGGTACCCATCGGTGTGTTAaacaccaaattttttttaatgtttcttATGCTGGTTTATCTCCCACCTTTCAAACTTGCATTTCCACTGTTGCATCTCATCCTATTCCGAAGAGCATTGTAGAGGCATTATCTATTTCTGGCTGGAGGACAGCTACAGAAGAAGAATTACAAGCGTTGGAACATAACTACACTTGGGACCTTGTTCCACTGCCCCCTGGGAAATCTGCCATTGGTTGTCGTTGGGTTTATGTGGTCAAAGTTAATGCTGATGGATCTCTTGCTCGCCTGAAAGCTCAGTTGGTGGTTAAAGGCTATGCACAGGTGTATGGTGTCGATTACTTGGATACCTTTTCTCCAGTTGTCAAGCTCTCCTTTGTTCGTGTCTTGATCTCTCTTGCCGCCTCTCATCATTGGCCTTTGCATCAACTCGATGTTAAGAgtgccttccttcatggataTCTCcaagaggaggtatatatggagcaacctccagggtttgttgctcagggggagtctgggttagtttgcagattgaagaaatctttgtatggattgaaacagtctctaagggcttggtttggccgatttaTAGAAGTAGTTCTTGAGTTTGGTTTGTCACGATGCAATAGTGACTACTCTCTTTTCTACCGTCAAACAAATGCTGGAAGAATTTTTctgattgtatatgttgatgacattgtgatcACTGGTGATGACCCTACAGGAATTGATAGTTTGAAAACTCATGTATAACAGAgatttcaaactaaagatttgggaaagttGAATTATTTCCTAGGAGTTGAAGTGGCTCAATCCAAGAAGGGAATATCTCTCTCACAGCGGAAGTATACTCTTGACTTGCTTACGGAGATTGGGATGCTAGGGTGCAAACCTCTTGATAACCCAATGGATCCCAATATCAAGCTTGTTGCAGATGAGGGAGATGCCCTTGATGATCCAGAAAGGTACAGAAGATTGGTGGGAAAGCTGAATTACTTGACATTCACTAGACTTGATATTTCATTTCTGGTCAATTCATGTCATCTCCTAGGACacctcattgggatgctgtgaTTCGGATTTTAAGGTATCTCAAGTAGGCTCCTGGACAAGGATTAGTGTATACTAATCATGGTCATACACGAGTTGAGggattttctgatgcagattgggctggatcaCCGATGGATCGGAGGTCAACTACAGGCTACTGTgtatttgttggagggaaccttgtctcatggaagagtaagaaacagaatgtggtggctaggtcTAGTGCAGAATTTGAGTACCGAGCTATGACTCATGCTACCTGTGAGCTGGTTTGGTTGAAGATGTTGTTGACTGAGTTGGGGTTTGAAGGCTCTACACCAACGCAATTGTGGTGTGACAACCAGGTAGCGATACATAAGCCTCAAACCCCGTATTCCATGAGAGAACTACAcatattgaggtggattgtcactttgtaagAGAAAAACTCCAATATGGCGTAATCTCTACAAAGTATGTCAAGACTGGAGAACAACTTGGTGACATTTTTACCAAGCCTCTAGTAAGTGGGAGGGTTgactatatttgtaacaagctgacatgattgatatatatgctccagcttgagggggggtGTTAGAAATATATGTTGGAGGGTAAAAAGGGAAGAACTCTCTCAAGATTAGCGTCAGACAATCTGGTGCTCATACGAGGgcttcccctctatttcttGTTA includes these proteins:
- the LOC122642949 gene encoding 1,4-alpha-glucan-branching enzyme 3, chloroplastic/amyloplastic; amino-acid sequence: MASITLCAFFLPSSNDRSLVLPAHTRYRGRETFCAGRLRCSATGEPQQHQQVPNPSKSKRPLKKEISANEETGVDPSGFLTKLGISHKAFAQSLRERYKSLKDLKAQLLTRFANLMEMASGYELLGVHRNVHHRLDFMEWAPGARYCALVGDFNGWSPTENSAREGHFGRDDYGYWLIIIEDKLREGEKPDEFYFQQYNYVDDYDEGDSGVTIEEIFKKMNDEYWEPGEDRFIKSRFEIPAKLYEQIFGPNGPQTEEELEEIPDAETRYKAWKEKHKDDPPSNLPPFDVIDNGKEYDIYNVIDDPVRRAKFRAKKPPVAYWLEMRKGRKAWLKKYTPGIPHGSRYRVYFNTPSGPLERVPAWATYVFPDGDGKQSYAVHWEPPPESAYKWKNMRPKVPKSLRIYECHIGISGSEPKVSTFNEFTLEVLPHVKEAGYNVIQLIGVIEHKDYSSVGYKVTNLFAVSSRFGTPDDFKRLVDEAHGHGLLVFLDIVHSYSAADEMVGLSLFDGSNDCYFHTGKRGHHKYWGTRMFKYGDLDVLHYLLSNLKWWVVEYQVDGFQFHSLASMMYTHNGFASFTGDMEEYCNQYVDKDALIYLILANEMLHELHPDIITIAEDVTLYPGICEPTSQGGLGFDYYVNFSASEMWLWFLGNVPEHEWSMDKIVSVLGGSKQNRDKMLVYAENHNQSISGGCSFAEILFGDVKEDSFDSENPVLRGSSLYKMIRLITFTISGHAYLNFMGNEFGHPKRIEFPMPSNNFSYSLANRNWDLLKDKGVHNDLFLFDKDMMKLDENERMLSRGQSNIHHINDTTMVISYMRGPFLFVFNFHPKSSYARYSIGVEEAGEYQVILNTDAIKYGGEGHVKNDQYTQKTIGKRVDGLRNCLEIPLPRRSAQVYKLTRILRI